Genomic window (Megamonas funiformis):
ATACCATCTTTCATTATAGCTATTTCATTGAAATGCATTTGTTCAGATTTTGTTAATTTACCTGAAATAATAGTTAATATATAATCAAATAGTTCATTACGAAGTTTTTCCATAGAGGATTTTTCAATTAATTCGCCTGCATTAAAGTCAATCCATTTGGATTTATGCTGTGCTAATTTACTATTGGTTGCTATCTTAATAGTAGGAACAATTGTACCCCATGGTGTACCACGTCCTGTAGAGAATAAGATTATTTGACAGCCAGAAGCTGCTAAAGCTGTTGTAGATACTGAATCATTGCCAGGAGCATTTAATAATTGAAGACCTACTTTATTGATAGTATCGCCATAATCTAATACATCAACAATAGGAGCATGACCACCTTTTTGAACACAGCCCAAAGATTTGTCTTCTAAAGTAGTAATTCCACCAGCCTTATTACCTGGAGAGGGATTATCAGATATAGGTTGGTCATAACGTTTAAAATATTGTTTAAAATTATTGATTAAATCCACCGTTTTGTGAAAAATATCTTCATTAATAGCTCTATTCATTAATAAAGTTTCAGCACCAAACATTTCAGGAACTTCAGTAAGCACAGTAGTAGCACCACTACCAATAGCTAAGTCTGACAATTCACCAATTAAAGGATTAGCTGTAATGCCAGAAAAGCCATCAGAACCACCACATTTTAGACCAATGCGTAGTTTACTAATAGGACAAGTAGTTCTAGTGTATTTATTGGCAAATGTAGCTAATTCTGTTAGTAGTTGCTTCCCGATGATATCTTCATCTTCAACTTCTTGAGTTACTAAAAATTTAACACGGTCAGAATTGTAATTACCAAGAATTTTTTTAAATTCAGTTAGATTATTGTTTTCACAGCCAAGACTGATGACTAATACTGCACCAGCATTAGGATGATTAACAATATCAGCTAAAATTTTTTGAGTCATTTGATAATCTTTGCCGATTTGTGAACAACCATAAGGGTGAGTAATGCCAATACAGTCATCAATATTAGGATAATTTTTTATTAATTCTTTACCGATTTTTTCAAGGTAACGAACGGTACTGGTAACGCAATTTACTGTAGGTACAATCCATAAATTATTACGAATGCCAACATCACCATTTTCTCGTTGATAACCTTTGAAGGTGCAGTTTTCAATTTTAGGTAAATTTGATATTTTTGTCGGCTTGTAGCTATAATTTAAGATTTTTCCTAAGTTAGTTTTTAAGTTATGTGTATGCACATGAGAACCAGCTATAATATCGTCTGTAGCATGACCAATAGAGAAGCTATACTTGATAATTTGTTCATCTTTGTTGATATTTTTTAAGGCAATTTTATGACCAGCAGGGATATTTTCTTTTAAAATGATATCATGCTCATCTATTTGTATTATTTTACCTTTGGTTAAATCAGTTAGAGCAACAGCGACATTATCTAATTTATTGATTTGTAAGATGTCCATAGATTATTCCTCATTTAATAATAATGATTGCATGATTTGTTTGATATTTTGTGTATCAATGGCATAAAGATATTTACTAACATCATTAATAAGTTCAGGGTAAGTAGTTAAATTTATGCCCCATAAATTAGTATCACCTAAAATTTCATTAACAACTACAGTGGCAGATTCTTGAGTTTTAGCATAATATTTCCATGCGGAAGTTAATTTTTGAATAGCATACTCATCATCAGTTAACTCACAAGTTGTACCATTATGTTCAATATAGAAATGATTTCCATTAATTTTAGAAGTATTATATAAAGTTATATAAGCGGCGAAACTAAAACTTAAATTTTGTGAGAATGTATGGAATTTATCATGATACTCTAAAATAGAAGGTAAAACTCTAGCTTTAAATTTTGATGTACAATTAAGTAAAATACTTGATAATTGATGCTTGATAAATGGATTTTGGAAACGTTCAATTACAGCATTAGCAAAATCAATGAGCATTTCTTTATCCATAGAAATTGACGGCAAAATATGATTATTTATGGTTTGTTGGGCAAATTTACCAGTGATTTGGTCATTCATCATTTCAGCTACAGTATTTAATCCAGCGAGAAAACTAGCTGGAACGTTAGCTGTATGCCCACCGTTTAAAAGGCGAACTTTGCGCTGGCGGTATTGGGAGATATCGTTTTCAATAACGACATTTAATCCACTATTTAATAGTGGTAATTTTTCATTTAAACTAGTATCTCCTTCAATAGCTAAGAAATGGAATGGTTCACCACAAGCGATAAGTATATCATTATAACCTAATTCTTGGGTAAGGGTTTCAATTTCATCTTTAGGATAACCACTAACTACTCTATCTACTAAAGTATTGTAGAATTTATTGTGGGCATTAAGCCAAGTGATGAAGTCAGAAGGTAATTGCCATTGTTTACAGTATTTTAAGATTATACTTTTGAGTAATTGACCATTATTTTCTAATAATTCACAAGGAATAATATACATTCCTTTTGTTGCATCACCATGAAAATATTGATAGCGATGATAGAGAAATAAGGTTAATTTAGCAGGGAAAGAAAGTGGAGGTGCCATTGTGGCTGTATCTTGATTGTTATAGGTAAGTCCCGCTTCAGTAGTATTGGAAAATACAATTTCGATTTCAGGGTTTTCAGCACATTTTAAAACATCTTGCCAATTAGTGTAAGGATTGATACCACGACTGATAGAGGAGATGATTTCTTTAGTATTTACAGTTTGACCGTCTTGAATACCACGTAAAATAGTAGTAAATAATCCGTTTTGAGTATTTAATTTACCGACCACTTTGCCATGAGGTGTTGGTTGAATAGCAACTACACTACCATTGAATTTATTTTGATTATTTAATTGTTGAATAATCCAATCCATGAAGGCACGAATAAAATTACCTTCGCCAAATTGAATGATTTTTTCAGGTCGTTTACAGATTAATTCAGGAAAATTATCAGCATTTAATTTATTCATTATTTACACCAACTTAAAATTTGATAACAACTTTTAGCATTGAAGCAACATTTTTAGAGAAATCTTGGAAAGCTTTATCAGCCTCGTCTAAGTTATAAGTATT
Coding sequences:
- a CDS encoding UxaA family hydrolase, whose protein sequence is MDILQINKLDNVAVALTDLTKGKIIQIDEHDIILKENIPAGHKIALKNINKDEQIIKYSFSIGHATDDIIAGSHVHTHNLKTNLGKILNYSYKPTKISNLPKIENCTFKGYQRENGDVGIRNNLWIVPTVNCVTSTVRYLEKIGKELIKNYPNIDDCIGITHPYGCSQIGKDYQMTQKILADIVNHPNAGAVLVISLGCENNNLTEFKKILGNYNSDRVKFLVTQEVEDEDIIGKQLLTELATFANKYTRTTCPISKLRIGLKCGGSDGFSGITANPLIGELSDLAIGSGATTVLTEVPEMFGAETLLMNRAINEDIFHKTVDLINNFKQYFKRYDQPISDNPSPGNKAGGITTLEDKSLGCVQKGGHAPIVDVLDYGDTINKVGLQLLNAPGNDSVSTTALAASGCQIILFSTGRGTPWGTIVPTIKIATNSKLAQHKSKWIDFNAGELIEKSSMEKLRNELFDYILTIISGKLTKSEQMHFNEIAIMKDGITE
- a CDS encoding tagaturonate reductase; its protein translation is MNKLNADNFPELICKRPEKIIQFGEGNFIRAFMDWIIQQLNNQNKFNGSVVAIQPTPHGKVVGKLNTQNGLFTTILRGIQDGQTVNTKEIISSISRGINPYTNWQDVLKCAENPEIEIVFSNTTEAGLTYNNQDTATMAPPLSFPAKLTLFLYHRYQYFHGDATKGMYIIPCELLENNGQLLKSIILKYCKQWQLPSDFITWLNAHNKFYNTLVDRVVSGYPKDEIETLTQELGYNDILIACGEPFHFLAIEGDTSLNEKLPLLNSGLNVVIENDISQYRQRKVRLLNGGHTANVPASFLAGLNTVAEMMNDQITGKFAQQTINNHILPSISMDKEMLIDFANAVIERFQNPFIKHQLSSILLNCTSKFKARVLPSILEYHDKFHTFSQNLSFSFAAYITLYNTSKINGNHFYIEHNGTTCELTDDEYAIQKLTSAWKYYAKTQESATVVVNEILGDTNLWGINLTTYPELINDVSKYLYAIDTQNIKQIMQSLLLNEE